In Gemmatimonadota bacterium, a genomic segment contains:
- a CDS encoding PD40 domain-containing protein encodes MRGPTTTLDFTATEGTWMSVDVAPDGRTVVFDLLGHLYEMPITGGDATPLTRGRSFNHLPRYSPDGRSILFTSDRSGKEELWLLHRGTDSLEQVSRFDVRAYQGSWSRDGRAMYVSTQDLGARGAAYRIDRLGSRTQLTLNGVFNNPTHFSEHPTNSKVYFSEPGGPIYQRGLIIRTYDLRSGELATYLERPGGAGDPVVSPDGKWLAYVHREDLASVLVLHDLSSQRERTLHLLDRDRMESGSGTTFGIYSNFSWTPDSKAIVVAWGGALHAVSIDNGAVRDIPFRAPVKRVLAETIKFPVPIPTSGKGRSRASRWGERTAQGVLFESLGDIHLKGDGAPVNLTRSAALESSPAYDATTRTVYYASWTDDSLGAVWSLALPPNARRATPMRLTTQPAQYGSLALSRDGKTLAFLRGGSAITRGQSLEEQERFDLVIVGSDRVERVVTSVPWLNTNPLGARRPPDVSFSADGETLFVSEMERDTLFLRSVRRDGSAKQTLYALPHAVAVSRSPDGAWIAFREYTKSFIAPASFAGKTVTLSAHDGIGTTRRIDTRDGENLRWSPDGQGVSWTRGATFFEKSVAAIVAKQADGARATDLAVEYDLAEPAGTVALTNARVITQDASGRVLENATIVIERSRIVAVGTNVAVPAGARVFDLRGKTVMPGMIDAHAHYSPDGSTLNVLEQRHQGLLANLAYGTTTMYEVYGNNLKDVAVSDLQRAGLVNGARLLTVGAPIYGLRSFRPKLFRPIRSQEEADEVVASNADYGATALKDYVQFNRSARMQLYDAARRRGVNVVAETAVDFQMDWTMLMDGVSGLEHTVGLTPLYGDVIRLWAATKAGNTPTLIVSYNGPAGEQLFHQSERLWDDPKLLTFFSKEELLRFRRPTHYFDDDRWAEQMSREVRKLAVAGVSLQVSGHGQMHGIDKHWELELFTRGGFSPAEAIAAATINSARYLGLDRDLGSIEPGKVADLVILDANPLEDIRHSRRIDQVMQGGVLYRGADASRLYPNPEPGGSIAFGGTGEGP; translated from the coding sequence GTGCGCGGCCCCACCACCACGCTCGACTTCACCGCCACGGAAGGGACGTGGATGAGCGTCGACGTTGCCCCTGACGGGCGGACCGTCGTCTTCGACCTGCTCGGCCACCTCTACGAGATGCCGATCACCGGGGGCGACGCGACGCCGCTCACCCGCGGGCGCTCGTTCAACCACCTGCCGCGCTACAGCCCGGACGGGCGGTCGATCCTCTTCACCTCCGACCGCAGCGGCAAGGAAGAACTCTGGCTGCTGCATCGCGGGACCGATTCGCTCGAGCAGGTGTCCCGCTTCGACGTGCGGGCCTATCAAGGGAGCTGGTCTCGCGACGGCAGGGCGATGTACGTCTCCACGCAGGACCTCGGCGCGCGCGGGGCCGCGTATCGCATCGACCGGCTGGGGTCGCGCACGCAGCTCACCCTCAACGGCGTCTTCAACAATCCCACGCACTTCAGCGAGCATCCCACCAACAGCAAGGTCTACTTCTCCGAGCCTGGTGGACCCATCTACCAGCGCGGACTCATCATCAGGACGTACGACCTGCGCAGCGGGGAGCTGGCCACGTACCTCGAGCGCCCCGGCGGCGCGGGGGATCCCGTGGTCTCACCCGACGGCAAGTGGCTCGCCTATGTACATCGCGAGGACCTCGCGTCGGTGCTCGTCCTGCACGACCTGTCCTCCCAGCGTGAGCGGACGTTGCACCTGCTGGACCGCGACCGCATGGAGTCAGGGTCGGGGACCACGTTCGGCATCTACTCCAACTTCTCCTGGACGCCGGATTCGAAGGCGATCGTGGTGGCGTGGGGCGGGGCGCTGCACGCCGTGTCCATCGACAACGGGGCCGTGCGCGACATCCCCTTCCGCGCTCCCGTGAAGCGTGTGCTCGCCGAGACCATCAAGTTCCCGGTGCCGATCCCGACGAGCGGGAAGGGGCGCTCGCGCGCCTCGCGCTGGGGCGAACGCACGGCGCAGGGCGTGCTCTTCGAGTCGCTCGGCGACATCCACCTGAAAGGCGATGGGGCGCCGGTCAACCTCACGCGAAGTGCGGCGCTCGAATCGAGCCCGGCGTACGACGCGACGACCCGGACCGTCTATTACGCCTCGTGGACCGACGACTCGCTCGGGGCCGTCTGGTCGCTGGCGCTGCCGCCTAACGCGCGACGGGCGACGCCGATGCGCCTGACGACGCAGCCGGCGCAGTACGGCTCACTGGCGCTCTCGCGCGACGGCAAGACACTCGCCTTCCTGCGCGGCGGTTCGGCCATCACGCGCGGGCAATCGCTCGAGGAGCAGGAGCGCTTCGACCTGGTGATCGTGGGGAGCGACCGGGTCGAGCGCGTGGTGACGTCGGTCCCGTGGCTCAACACCAACCCGCTTGGCGCGCGGCGCCCCCCCGATGTCTCCTTCTCCGCTGACGGGGAGACGCTGTTCGTGAGCGAGATGGAGCGCGACACGCTCTTCCTGCGCTCCGTGCGGCGCGACGGAAGCGCGAAGCAGACGCTGTACGCGCTGCCGCATGCGGTCGCGGTCTCGCGTTCGCCCGACGGCGCGTGGATCGCCTTCCGTGAGTACACCAAGTCGTTCATCGCGCCGGCGAGCTTTGCCGGCAAGACGGTCACGCTCTCCGCGCACGATGGCATCGGCACCACGCGGCGCATCGACACCAGGGATGGCGAGAACCTCCGTTGGTCTCCCGACGGCCAAGGTGTGTCGTGGACGCGCGGCGCGACGTTCTTCGAGAAGTCAGTGGCTGCGATCGTCGCGAAGCAGGCGGACGGCGCGCGTGCCACCGACCTCGCCGTCGAGTATGACCTCGCCGAGCCGGCGGGGACGGTAGCGCTCACCAATGCGCGCGTCATCACGCAGGACGCGAGCGGGCGCGTGCTCGAGAATGCGACGATCGTCATCGAGCGGAGCCGAATCGTCGCGGTAGGGACGAACGTGGCAGTGCCGGCCGGCGCGCGCGTCTTCGACCTGCGCGGGAAGACGGTGATGCCGGGGATGATCGACGCGCATGCGCACTACAGCCCCGATGGCTCCACGCTCAACGTGCTCGAGCAGCGGCACCAGGGATTGCTGGCCAACCTCGCCTACGGCACGACCACGATGTACGAGGTGTACGGCAACAACCTCAAGGATGTCGCGGTGAGCGACCTGCAGCGCGCCGGACTGGTGAACGGCGCGCGCCTCCTGACCGTCGGCGCCCCGATCTACGGGCTGCGCAGCTTCCGTCCCAAGCTCTTTCGCCCGATTCGTTCGCAGGAGGAGGCCGACGAGGTCGTCGCGTCCAACGCCGACTACGGCGCGACGGCGCTCAAGGACTACGTGCAGTTCAACCGCTCGGCGCGCATGCAGCTCTACGATGCGGCGCGTCGCCGGGGGGTGAACGTCGTCGCGGAAACGGCGGTCGACTTCCAGATGGACTGGACGATGCTGATGGACGGGGTGAGTGGCCTCGAGCACACCGTCGGCCTCACGCCGCTGTATGGTGACGTGATCAGGCTGTGGGCCGCGACGAAGGCGGGGAACACCCCGACGCTCATCGTCAGCTACAACGGACCGGCCGGCGAGCAGCTCTTCCATCAATCCGAACGGCTCTGGGACGACCCCAAGCTCCTCACCTTCTTCTCGAAGGAGGAGCTGCTGCGCTTCCGGCGCCCCACGCACTACTTCGACGACGACCGCTGGGCGGAGCAGATGTCGCGCGAGGTGCGCAAGCTGGCGGTTGCGGGGGTGTCGCTGCAGGTCAGCGGGCATGGCCAGATGCACGGCATCGACAAGCATTGGGAGCTCGAGCTCTTCACGCGCGGCGGCTTCTCGCCCGCCGAGGCGATCGCGGCCGCGACGATCAACAGTGCGCGCTATCTCGGGCTGGACCGCGATCTGGGGTCGATCGAACCGGGGAAGGTGGCCGACCTGGTGATCCTCGACGCCAACCCGCTCGAGGACATTCGCCACTCGCGCCGGATCGACCAGGTGATGCAGGGCGGAGTCCTCTATCGGGGCGCTGACGCATCGCGGCTGTACCCCAACCCCGAGCCGGGCGGCAGTATCGCTTTTGGGGGAACGGGCGAGGGGCCATGA
- a CDS encoding amino acid permease, translated as MSHFWRYADTFEYLERVGKMPPLIICCACNGGVQGKESNLALPESAEEIAESVGGAYDAGASMVHVHARDPKFPTRPATTTEVWLDVNTRIRARCAEIIINNTTGGGPGMTMEERLQCLPARPEVASLNLTPDMSKFKLKARPDTLPDPHGEIIYDECVPFSYKLVSQFAARMKEYGVKPEMETYHSGGSWVMRDLIQQGLIEAPYWIQTVMGYQTSSMATPENVINLVREFPDGAMWLCSGIGPHQLPMTTLAIILGGHVRVGLEDNIYYRRGELVKSNAQLVERTVRLAHELGREVATPAQARAMLGLSPPPRRTDDTGRSHDRFARPPQGPLPRPLPIVSQLKRDVGAFQFFAFAFGAVVGVGWAVVLGDWLRQAGPIGAIAGLAAGGLSIILIGYCYAEVTALIPASGGEMAFAYELYGERVGFLVGWMLAFVYIVVAGFQAISIGWIITALIPGIEGPVLYRSLGTEVHAGTLALGLTGMAGLTWLNYRGVKGSGRAQYALVVVLLVMATAFVLTGILRGNVANLQPYFQRSESGSIWPGVLALFMTASYWFGGFNVIPVMMEERSSATSYSAVGRMIVLSIVVGVVFKTAVVLSASMTVPWRELMTMNIPAATAFEKAFGSVVLGKVVLLTALLSLLSTWNAMMVCGSRMLFAMGRSHFIASWLGEVHPVHGSPANGVLFTGLAGTAVTLLGRNAILPIVNSSSTCLGIAYVLTCYGVVKLRRSRPDAPRPSRVPGGMPTVVLALAGSLFAFGLSLYQPWADAKGKVPLEPVMLAIWIALGAVAWIVGGRARAAFSQVERRRIIVGATE; from the coding sequence ATGTCTCACTTCTGGCGCTACGCCGACACCTTCGAGTACCTCGAGCGCGTGGGGAAGATGCCCCCGCTCATCATCTGCTGCGCCTGCAACGGCGGGGTGCAGGGAAAGGAATCCAACCTCGCCCTCCCCGAGTCGGCCGAGGAGATCGCCGAGTCGGTCGGCGGGGCGTATGACGCCGGCGCGTCGATGGTGCACGTGCACGCGCGCGACCCGAAGTTTCCTACGCGCCCGGCGACGACCACCGAGGTCTGGCTCGACGTCAACACGCGCATCCGTGCGCGCTGCGCCGAGATCATCATCAACAACACCACCGGTGGCGGGCCGGGGATGACGATGGAGGAGCGGCTGCAATGCCTCCCCGCGCGTCCCGAGGTGGCCTCGCTCAACCTCACCCCCGACATGAGCAAGTTCAAGCTCAAGGCGCGCCCCGACACACTCCCCGACCCGCACGGCGAAATCATCTACGACGAGTGCGTCCCGTTCTCCTACAAGCTCGTCTCCCAGTTTGCCGCGCGCATGAAGGAGTACGGCGTGAAGCCGGAGATGGAGACGTACCACAGCGGCGGGTCGTGGGTCATGCGCGACCTCATCCAGCAGGGGCTCATCGAGGCGCCGTACTGGATCCAGACGGTGATGGGCTACCAGACGTCCAGCATGGCGACGCCGGAGAACGTGATCAACCTGGTGCGCGAGTTTCCCGATGGGGCGATGTGGCTGTGCTCCGGCATCGGGCCGCACCAGCTTCCCATGACCACCCTCGCCATCATCCTCGGCGGGCATGTACGCGTGGGGCTCGAGGACAACATCTACTATCGTCGCGGCGAGCTGGTGAAGAGCAACGCGCAGTTGGTGGAGCGCACGGTGCGGCTCGCGCACGAACTGGGACGCGAGGTGGCGACGCCGGCGCAGGCGCGCGCGATGCTCGGACTCTCGCCACCCCCACGGCGTACTGACGACACTGGAAGATCGCACGACCGTTTCGCTCGACCGCCGCAGGGCCCCCTCCCTCGACCCCTCCCGATCGTGAGCCAGCTCAAGCGCGACGTCGGCGCCTTCCAGTTCTTCGCCTTCGCCTTCGGCGCCGTGGTGGGCGTGGGGTGGGCCGTCGTCCTCGGCGACTGGTTGCGGCAGGCGGGGCCGATCGGGGCCATCGCCGGGCTTGCGGCTGGCGGGTTGTCGATCATCCTCATCGGCTATTGCTACGCCGAGGTGACGGCGCTCATCCCCGCGTCGGGCGGGGAGATGGCCTTTGCGTATGAGCTGTACGGCGAGCGGGTCGGCTTCCTGGTGGGGTGGATGCTCGCCTTTGTCTACATCGTCGTTGCCGGCTTCCAGGCCATCTCGATCGGCTGGATCATCACGGCCCTCATCCCGGGCATCGAGGGGCCGGTCCTCTATCGCTCGCTCGGGACCGAGGTGCACGCCGGGACGCTCGCGTTAGGCCTGACCGGGATGGCGGGACTCACCTGGCTCAACTACCGCGGCGTGAAGGGGTCGGGGCGCGCGCAGTACGCCCTCGTCGTCGTCCTGCTGGTGATGGCCACGGCCTTCGTGCTCACCGGCATCCTGCGTGGGAACGTGGCCAACCTGCAGCCGTACTTCCAGCGCTCGGAGAGCGGATCGATCTGGCCCGGTGTGCTCGCCCTCTTCATGACGGCGTCGTACTGGTTCGGCGGCTTCAACGTCATTCCCGTGATGATGGAGGAGAGGTCGAGTGCCACCAGCTACAGCGCGGTCGGGCGCATGATCGTGCTCTCCATCGTCGTCGGCGTCGTCTTCAAGACGGCGGTGGTCCTGTCCGCGTCCATGACGGTCCCGTGGCGGGAGCTGATGACGATGAACATCCCCGCCGCCACCGCATTCGAGAAGGCGTTCGGCTCGGTGGTGCTGGGCAAGGTGGTCCTGCTCACCGCGCTGCTCTCGCTCCTCTCCACGTGGAACGCGATGATGGTCTGCGGGTCGCGCATGCTCTTCGCGATGGGACGGTCACACTTCATCGCCTCGTGGCTGGGTGAGGTGCACCCTGTGCATGGGTCGCCGGCGAATGGCGTCCTGTTCACCGGCTTGGCAGGGACCGCGGTGACCCTGCTCGGGCGCAATGCGATCCTCCCCATCGTGAACTCGTCGTCCACCTGCCTGGGGATCGCCTACGTGCTCACCTGCTACGGGGTGGTGAAGCTGCGCCGCAGTCGTCCCGACGCGCCGCGTCCCTCGCGCGTCCCCGGGGGGATGCCGACCGTCGTGCTCGCCCTCGCCGGGTCGCTCTTCGCCTTCGGGCTGTCGCTCTACCAACCGTGGGCCGACGCCAAGGGGAAGGTGCCGCTGGAGCCGGTGATGCTCGCGATCTGGATCGCGTTAGGCGCGGTGGCGTGGATCGTCGGAGGACGGGCGCGCGCCGCCTTCTCGCAAGTGGAGCGTCGTCGCATCATCGTCGGGGCGACCGAGTAG